A region of the Kaistia geumhonensis genome:
AGCTGTTCGGCGCCGGCTAGTTTCCGGCGACCTCCTCGCCGACATAGCGCGGGAAGACGCCCGTCGGGGCCGGGAGGGCCGTGCCGCCCTCGAGACGACCTGCCGGGCCGAGCGAGGCGAAGAGACGCTTCTCCTCAGGCACGGCGAGAAGATCGAGCAGCTTCCCCGCCGATCCCGGCATCACCGGCTGCGACAACACCGCGATCTGGCGGACCAGCTCGGCCGTCACATAGAGGACCGTCGCCATCCGGGCCGGGTCGGTCTTGCGAAGCTGCCAAGGCGCCTCGTTCGCGAAATAGCGGTTGGCCTCGGCGACGAGGGTCCAGACCGCGTTCAGCGCCTGGTGGATCTGCTGGCTTTCGAAGGCCTGGCGGCAGACCGGCAGCAGCGCATCGGCGCTGGCGAGGATCGCCTCGTCGGCGGCCGAAAAGGCGCCCGGCTCGGGAAGGCGGCCGTCGCAGTTCTTGGCGATCATCGACAGCGAACGCTGGGCGAGATTGCCGAGGTCGTTCGCGAGGTCGGCGTTGATGCGGGTTACGATCGCCTCGTGGCTGTAGCTGCCGTCCTGTCCGAACGGGACCTCGCGCAGGAAGAAGAAGCGGACGGGATCGACACCGTACTGTTCCACGAGCGCGAACGGATCGACGACATTGCCGACAGATTTCGACATTTTCTCGCCGCGATTGAACAAAAATCCATGCGCGAAAACACGCTTCGGCGGCGCGATGCCGGCGGAGAAGAGGAAGGCCGGCCAGTAGACGGTGTGGAAGCGGACGATGTCCTTGCCGATCACGTGCAGGTCGGCCGGCCAGTAGCGGCGGAAGCTCTCGCTGTCGGTGTCCGGGTAGCCGACGCCGGTAATGTAGTTCGTGAGAGCGTCGACCCATACATACATGACATGCTTCGGGTCTCCCGGAACCGGGATGCCCCAGTCGAAGGTGGTGCGCGAGATCGAGAGATCGCGCAGTCCGCCCTTCACGAAGCTCACCACCTCGTTGCGCCGCTCGTCGGGACCGATGAATTCCGGATGCGCCTCGTAATGGGCGAGTAGCCGGTCCTGATAGGCGGAGAGGCGGAAGAAGTAGCTCTCCTCCTCCACCCACTCGACGGGGGAGCCGAGAGGCTCGCGGCGAACGCCGTCCGTCCCGACCGTCGTTTCCTTCTCGTCGAAGAACTGCTCCTGCCGCACCGAGTACCAGCCGGAATACTTGTCGAGATAGATGTCGCCGTTCTCGGTCATCCGCCGCCAGATTTCCTCGCTCGAGCGATGATGGCGGGGTTCGGTCGTACGGATGAAATCGCTCGGCTCGGCGCCGAGGGCGGCATCGAGCCTCCGGAACACGGCGGAGTTCTGATCGGCGAGGGCCAGCGGCGTCAGGCCGGCCTTCTCGGCCGTCTGCTGCATCTTCAAGCCATGCTCATCGGTGCCCGTCAGGAAGAACACGTCCTTGCCGTCGAGCCGCTGAAAGCGTGCCAGCGTGTCGGACGCTATGATCGTATAGGCATGGCCGATATGCGGCACGCCGTTGGGGTAGAAAATCGGGGTGGTGATGTAGAATTTCGATGCCGTCATGGCTCCGCCTCTTCTTCGAACTGCGACATGGCGATGGTCCCGGCTCGCTGAGCCGGGGGCGGATACGTCACATTCGGGCAGCGCGGGCGAGCATGTCGATGGTCGAAAGGACGAATTGCTTGCGGTCGAGATTGTAGGCTTCGACTTCGGCCGAAAACCGGCGGACCTTGTCCCACACCTCCGCCCACTGCGCAAGCGGAACGGCGGCGACGGCGGGCGGGAGCGGCGCCATCATCGCCGGCTCCGGCTCGCCGCGCGCGCGCCGCGCCAGCCAGTCAAAGACGAGGTCCTGGAAGCTCTCGAAAGCATCGTCCGCGCCACGCTGCGCAACGATGTCGCCGAGGCGGTGCGCCGCGGCGGCGTCGAAATCGGGGAAGCGGCTTACGGCCCTGCCGAAGGTCGCGGCGATGGCGGCGACGTCCTCGTCGAGAAAGCGCACAGCCCGTCGGATGCTCCCCTGCCCCGCCAGAGCCGCGAAGCGGCGCTCTTCGGGCGCTGCGTCGGTGTGCTCGGCCAGCGCGGCCTCGATCGCCTCGGGCGTCAGTGGGGAGAGATCGAGCCGCCGGCAGCGGGAGCGGATCGTCGGCAGCAGCCTCCCGGGCGCATGCGAGAGTACCAGGAAGAGCGCGCCGCGCGGCGGCTCCTCGAGGATCTTGAGCAGGGCGTTGGCGGCGCTGGTGTTGAGGTCGTCGGCCGCGTCGACGATCGCGATGCGCCAGCCCGCCTCGCCGGCCGTCGAGCCGAAGAAGGCCATCGTCCGGCGGATCTCGTCGACGGTCACCGATTCCTTGAAGCGCTTGTTCTTGTCGTCATAGGGCCGCGCCAGCGTCAGAAGGTTCGGATGCGCGTGAGCGGCGATCTTGCGCGCCGCCGGATGGGCGGGATCGACGGCGAGGCTGTCCGCCGCCGGCGCCCGTTCGGGCACGGGATGGGCGAGCGCGAAGCGGGCAAAGCGGTGGGCGAGCGTCGCCTTGCCGCTGCCGCGCGGGCCGGTGATCAGCCAGGCGTGATGCATGCGGCCGCCGCGATAGGCATCGAGAAGAACCAACTCGTCGGCGCTCGCGCCATACCACGCGGTCTGTTCGGCAGGCGGGGGCCAGCCTTCCAGCGCGTCGAGTTCCGGCATGATGTCGGCAGCGGCCATCGCAGTTCCGGCGGGATCAGGGCGTCGGCTTCAGAAGCCGCTCGGATACGACCTGCCAGATTTCCGCTGCCACGTCATCCACGTCGCGCGTCGCATCGATCACCACGCAGCGGCCGGGCTCGCTCCGGGCGATCTCGATGAAGATGCGGCGCCTCGCCTCGTGCCGCGCGATCGTCTCGCTCTCGAAACGATCGGCATCGCCCGCCCCCCGGCGGGCGGCGGCCCGGGCGAGGCCCGTTTCGGCCGGCAGGTCGAGGATCAGTGTGAGGTCCGGGCGCGTGTCGCCGATCGCGAGGGACTCGAGGCTCCCGATCAGCGCGGAATCGACACCGTCGGCACCTTGATAGGCGCGCGTCGAATCGATGAAGCGGTCGCACAGCACGAACGCGCCTCGCTCGAGCGCAGGGCGGATGACGCGATCGACATGATCCGCCCGCGCCGCCGCGAAGAGCACGGCCTCGCCGCCTCCGCCGAGCGGGCGCGCGCGTCCCGAGAGAATGAAGGAGCGGATCGCCTCCGCATCCGGCGTGCCGCCGGGCTCGCGCGTCTCGACGACGGCGATGCCGCGCCCGGCAAGCGAGGCGGCGAGGCGCTTCATCTGCGTCGACTTGCCGGCCCCCTCCCCGCCTTCGAAGGTGATGAAGCGGCCCCCGCCAGCGGCCGGTTGCCCCGCTGCCAGCTCCATCAAAGCCACCCGATCAGCAGTTCGCCGACCGCGTCCAGCGCACGCTGCTGCATGCTGCCGGTGGCGATATCGGCCATGGTCACGACGGGCTTTTCGACGAGCAGTTCCTCGCCGACATAGACGCGTACCACGCCGACCGTCTCCCCCTTCTTCACCGGCGCGACCAGAGGACCGTCATAGACGATGCGGGCGCGAATCCGATCCCGTGCACCGCGTTCCAGCAGCACGTCGAGCGGCATGGTCGTCGCGAGCGGCACGGCGGATGCCGCGCCGCCAAATACCTTCGCTTCGGCGATCGTCTCCCCGGCATCGAAGAAGCGCAGCCGCTCGAAGGCGCTGTTCGCCCAGTCGAAGAGCCGCGTGACCTCCTCCGCGCGCGCCTTGTCGGTCGGCAGGCCGCTCACGACCACTGTCACACGATGGCCGCTGCGCAGCGCCGACGCGGCATAGCCGAAGCCAGCCGTCTCGCTGTAGCCCGTCGAGAGCCCGTCGACGCCGATGCCGGCTGCGAGCAGCGGGTTGCGGTTGCGCTGGAAGATCTTGTTCCAGGTGAAGTCCGGTTCCGCATAGATCCGGTAGAGTTCGGGATGCGTCGTCGCGAGAGAGTCGGCGACGATCGCGAGATCGCCGACTGTCGAGAGCTGCTCCGGATCGGCGAGCCCGGTGACGTTGCGGAACGTGGTCGCCGTGAGACCGAGCGCGCGGGCCTTGTCGTTCATGCGGGTCACGAAGGCAGCTTCGGAACCCGCGATACCCTCGGCGAGGATGATGCAGGCGTCGTTGCCCGCCTGCACAATGGCGCCGCGCAGGAGGTCCGAAACAGCTATCTCGGACTTGAGGGCCGCGAACATCGTGGCGCCGCGCGAAGGCGCACCGCCTTTGCGCCAGGCGTTCTCGCTGACCTTGAAGGTCTGGTCCAGCCGGATCTCGCCGGCCTTCAGCGCATCGAACACGACCGCCATGGTCATCATCTTGGCCATGGCAGCGGGATCGAAGCGCTGGTTGGCCGCCTTGCGATAGAGCGTGCCGCCGCTGTCGACATCGACAAGGATCGCTCGCGGCGCCTTGCTCTCAAACGCGGTTTGTGCGGCCGCCGGCTGGGCGAGCGCGAGCAGCGCAGCGAGGGAGAGCGAGGCGCATGACCGCATCCCGGATCATCCGTTCGAATTCGCCAAAGGCAGGCTCCGGCGTCCGCCGACTGCCGGGCCCCGCCTGCGGTCTCAGCGCGTCACGACGAAGGCGTCGCGCGCGCCGGCCGCGGCCACGGCCGCCAGCGCATCCCGCTCCGAAACGCTGTTGTCGGCGACCACGATGCGCAGCTGGTGCAGCGTGCGCCCGCCGACCGCGACATCGCTCATCGCCGGGCGGCCGAGCCAGGCGAGCTTCGTCGCCATGGCCTTGGCATTGGCCGCATCGGCGAAGACGCCGACGGCAATTTCGGTCGCATCGGCGCTGCGCTCGGCAGCCGCTCGGGCGACCGCCACGTGCAGGGCCTCCTCGAGCCTGGCATGTCCGGAATTCCGGGCCATCCCGTCGATCGCGCGCTGCGCGTCCGTGAAATCGGGATCGGCCGCATAGGACGAACGGGCCGAACGATAGACCGGCTGCTGGTACTCGGCCTCGAAGGCGGCCGGGTTCTGGACGGTGAACGAGCCGAGCGTGCGCTCGCCATAGGTCGTGCCGCCGACTGTCGAGGCCTGCACGACCTCCGGTGCCGCGACGACCTCCGGCTCGGCGATCGCCATGGCCTGGACCGGGTCGGCGACAGGAGCCGCGACCGGCGCGACGTTCTGCGCCGCGAGGATCTCGTAGTTGTACGGGTCGATCGCCGTGCCGCCGTCGACCATCGTCGCCGGCCTCGCCCGGGGAACGGGCGCCATCGCCAGCACGATCTGCGGGCTCGAAGCCGGGGCGCGCATCGCGACGGCCATGCTCGGCGCGGGTGCCGGCTGACGGGCAGCGACGGCGATGGTCGGCGCCGGAGCGCTGCGCGTGGCCGGCTGCTGGCGCATCGCGACCGCGACGGCCGACTCCTTCTTCACCCGCGCCATGGCGACCATGACGCTGGGATTCCCGATCTCGGTATTGTCGGGCGCCACATAGGTCGCCATGAGCATCTGCTTGTCATGGCCCTGCATGCGGGCCGGGCCGATATATTCGACCTTCACCTTCGCGGCGCCGTGGCGCTTCACCTGGAGCAGCTCCGCCGTCTTCGACGAAAGGTCGATCAGACGGTTCCGCTCATAGGGACCGCGATCATTGACGCGCACGACGACCGAGGCGCCGTTCTTCAGATTGGTGACGCGCGCATAGCTCGGCAGCGGCATCGTGGGATGCGCGGCCGACAGCGTGTCCATGTCGTAGACTTCGCCATTCGCCGTGTAGCGGCCATGGAAGGCCGAGCCGTACCACGACGCATAGCCGACGGCGGTATAGCGCTTGTGCTCGAAGGGTTTGTAGACCTTGCCCTTCACCGTGTAGGGCTTTCCGACCATGTAGCGTCCGCCGCCCTGAGGCACCGGCTGGCCGTATTCGACCACGCGCGGGCTGGCCTTCACGCCATACTTGCTCTCGGGGAAATATTCGGAGGAGCGCTTCTTGGCCTTCGGCGGCGGCGCCGACGCACAGGACGCGACGATCGACGCTGCTGCGACGATCAAAAGTGTGGTCAGGACCGGTCGCGAAACCGATCCATCGAGGTGCGAAGCACGCGGGTTCTTGATACGCAACGTCCCCATCCTGCCTCTTTCCTACCAGCAAACGCCCGCATTGTCGACAAAGCGGCGGCAACTCGCGCATGGCGTATGCAGAGGGCGCCGTGCGAACGCGCCACCCCCCGTCCCCATAGACGACCACGGCCGTTGACGAGTGGTTAAGAAGGGGTGGTTTCACCCCGGCAAATTCTCGCCGGCAGGGTGAACAACGGGTAACCATCCGCGCCAGTCAGGCGGTGATCGGCGCGCTCGATGCATCGGCGGCGCGCAGGAGATCGCTCGGCGCCAGCCGGATCTGCAGCCCGCGCTGGCCGCCATTCACATAGACATAAGCCTCGGCGAGGGCTGCGTCGTCGACGACGGTGCGCAGCTTCTTCTTCTGGCCGAACGGGCTGACGCCGCCGACCTTGTAGCCCGTGATCCGTTCGGCATCCGGAATGGCCGCCATGGCAGCCGACTTGCCGGAGAAGGCGGTCGCGACCTTCCTCATGCTGGCCTCGCGGTCGGAGGCGAGGACGACGCAGACGGGCTTGCCGTCCACTTCGGCGATGAGCGTCTTGAGGACGCGATGCGGCTCTTCGCCGAGCGCCTCCGCCGCTTGCAGCCCTACCCGCTCGGCATTGGGGTCGTAGTCGTAGGAAACGACTTCGAAGGCGATGCCGAGCTTGCGCAGAGCGAGCGTGGCGGGGGTAGTCTGAGCCATGAAATCCACTCCGGTGTCACCCGGGTGATGCGCCATCGCCGGGGACGCCGCAAGGCCCGGGCCTCAAGAGCCTCACGAGGCGGGGCGATCGGCGACCAGCGCCGCCGCGCCGACAAGGCCGGCATTTTCCGCGAGCGCGGCGCGCACCACGACGACATCGCGGAAGGCGGCCATGAGGTTGGCGCGCATGACCCGATGGATGGTCTCTTCCATGAGGTCGAACGCGGCCGAGACGCCGCCGCCCATGACGACCCGCTCGGGGCTGTAGAGATGGACGAGGCTCGCGAAGCCGCGCCCGAGCAGCGCCGCCTCGTCATCGATCAGGGCGAGGGCGACCTCGTCGCCCGCTCGCGCCGCCTCGACGACATGGCGGGCGTCGACGGCGCCTGTTGTGGCCGCCCGCCCGAGCGCGGAAAGCGGATGCGCTGCGGCAGCGGCGCGGGCGCGGCGGCCGAGCGCCGAACCGGACGCGAAGGCTTCGAAACAGCCGATCGTGCCGCAGGGGCAGCGCGGACCGTCCGGCGCCATGGTAAAATGGCCGATATGGCCCGCCATACCGCGCCTGCCATGCATGATGCGGCCATCGACGATGACCCCGCCGCCGAGCCCGGTCGATACCGTCGCATAGACGAGATGCGACAGGCCGCGCCCGGCGCCGTGGCGCCATTCGCCATAGGCGGCCGAAATTCCGTCATTCTCGAGCAGCACGGAGAGCCCGGTCGCAGCGGCGAGCCGGTCGCGCAGCGGGAAATCGGTCCAGCCCGGCAGGGTGGGGATCTCGAGCACCACGCCGGCCTCACTGTCGAGGGGACCGGGCGCCGAGATGCCGATGCCCCCGATTGCTTCCGGCGGGGAGCCAGCCGAGACCGCGCCTATCAGCCGCTGCATCTGTGCCAGCACGGCCTCCGGCCCTCCGGCGACATCGGTCGGCTCGGCCGCGCGCGCCTCGACCCGGGCGCCCGCGACGAGCGCCGCGCGCAGCTGCGTGCCTCCGAGGTCGATCGCGATGGCGAGCGGCGCGCTCATGCCTCAGCCGCTATAGGGCTGCGCATGGACCCAGCCGATGCGGGCGGCGAGATCCGGGGCGCCGAAGGCGAGCGAGCCCATCACGATCGTTTCGGCGCCGCTCGCGCGAAGCTGCGGCACGGTATGCTCGCGGATGCCGCCATCGGCGGCGACGCGCACGGAGAATCCGCTCGTGGCGACGAGGCGTCGTGCCGCGGCGATGCGTCCGGGAGCCTCGGGATCGAGGCCCTGCCCTTTGACGCCAATGCGCGTGCCGAGCAGCGTCAGGAGGCTGATCCGGGGCAGCAGGTCTTCGGCCGCCTCGACGGGCGTTCCGAGCTGGAGCACGACGCCGGCGGGCAGGTCGAGCGAATGAATGAGATCGAGTCCGGCGCCGACATTGTCGTTTTCGGCGTGGATGCTGATGAGATCGGCGCCCGCCTCGGCGAACTGCTCGATCTGTGCGAGCAGGATGCGGTCGTCGACCATCAGATGGACGTGCAGCGGCTTCTTCGTCAGTTTGCGGACCGCGGCCAACAGGTCGGGGAAATAGAGCAGCGCTGGCGAGAAATGGCCGTCGGCGACGTCGACATGATAAATGTCGACATGCGCATCGACCCGCGCGACGTCGTCCGCGACGCGGGCGAGATCGGCCGACCACAGCGAGAACTCGGCGAGAAGGCGGTCCTTCGGCAGAGCGTCGAACCAGCCGCTAGCGGGCTTCATTGCGGAATCTCCTTCAGGAAATCGGATAGCGCGGCGCGCGCCTCATGGACATAGCGCTCTCGGCTCACGGCTTTCGGCGTGATGCGGACGAGCGTCGCCTTGGGGATCGCCGCGGCGAGGGCCTCGGCATGGGCGATCGGATGGATGAAATCCTCGCCATGACCGATGACGACAGTGGGGACGGCGATGCCGGCAAGGGCGTCGCGCGTCACGCCGGGGCCGTCCGGCGCGATGGCGCGGAGCAGCGCGGCGGTCGTCTCGATCGGGGCTCGGGTAAAGAAGCCGCGTAGCGAGGCGAGATTGTCCGGCGCCTCACGCGCCAGCATCGCCGCTGTTGGCGAGGCTTCGAACAGGGCGCGGGCCTTGTCGAGCTCGTGGTTGGCGAGCAGGTTTCCAACCTCGGCGTTCGGCGCCATGTTGGCCGGGGCGCTGTCGACGAACCAGGCAGGCCGGACGAGCACCAGGCCGGACACGAGATCGGGGCGCTGCACGGCGAGGCGGAGCGCGATGGCCGCACCCATCGAAACACCGCCGATCACGACCGGCCCCCCGCCCCTCGCTTTGGCAAGCGCAGCCACGTCGTCGGCGAAGGTCGCGATCGAGAAGGCTTCCGGCGGGCCCGCCTCCGAGGCGCCGTGACCGCGGCATTCGAGCGTCAGGCAGGACCAGCCGGCATCGCCGGGAAAGAGTTCCTGAGGCTGGGCCGCGTCTCCGCAGAGCCCATGCTGGAAGATCATGCGCCGGCCGCTGCCGCTTTCCACCACGGAGAGCGAAAGCCCGGCGCGCGCGAAGGTCCCGCGCCGGCTCATGCGGCCGCCGCGCCCGAGGCGCGGAGGAAGGCTGACACGCGCGCGGCATCCTTCGCATCGAGGCCGTGCGTCACGAGCGGTCCGTCGAAGCCGGCGGACCGAAGGTCGGCGATGAAGCGGGGAAAATCGACGACGCCGTCGCCGGCCGTGGCGAAGCTGCCGTCGGGATGGCGGTCCTTGGCATGGGCGAGCACGATCTCGGGGCCGAGCAGCGCGATCGCCTCGCGGATGCGCCGCTCGCGCTCCTGCTCCGGTTCGGCCTCGAAGAGATTGGCCGGGTCGAGCACGATGCCGATGCGGTCGCTGGCGAAGAGGTCGAGGAGCGCCCGGGCCTTGGCCGCGGAAGAGACGACATTGCCGAGTTCGGGCTCGACGCCGATGACGATGCCGTGCCGCTCGGCGACCGGCAGGAGATGGCGGAACTCGGCGACGAGATCCTGCCACGCGCCGGGGCTGGCATTCTCAGGGTGGTGGCGCCACTGGTCGGCCGCATCGCGGCTGCCGGTGCAGACGGTGAGCAGCCGCGTTCCCATCGCCGGCGCGGCGGCGGCGAGCGCAGCGAAGGCGCGCCGGCCGGCCTCGCGGACCGTCAGGTCGGGGTGGATCATGTTGTAGGTCGCCGAGAGAGCCGCGATCGAAACGCCGCTGACGCGCGTTGCGCTGCTGACGGCATCGATGACGGGCGGGGCGATCGTCTCAGGCAGTGATGGCAGGCCGGAACAGGCCATGTTGTACTGAACGGTCTCGTAGCCGGCGTTGCGCGCCGCGCAGAGGACCTCGCCGGGCGTGATCCCGGGAAAGGTCTTGGCGAAGATGCCGAGCTGCATCAGACGGCTCCCGTCACGTCGGCGAGGCGGACCGGCTTGCCGGTCTTCACAGACTCCGCGATCGCCACCATGCCGCGCACGCAGGCGAGCCCGTCCTCGATATCGGCGCCGCGCATCGGCGCGCCGTCGAGGATCGTCCGCGCGAAGCCTTCGAGCTGGCGCCGGTAGAAGTGCCCGTCGGCGCCGAGGACGCGCGAGGTCGCGCCGGTCGATTCACGGAAGATGTCGACGTCGCTGGTCTTGTAGTACCAGGGATTGTAGGTCTTGCCGACGACGCTGCCCTTCTCGCCATAGATCTGGAAGCCTTCGTGCCAGTCCATGCGGACCGGGATCGTCAGGTCTAGATGGCCGAAGGCGCCATTCTCGAAGGCGATGTCGACGAACCAGCAGTAGGCGTTGAAGCGGTTGAGAAACCGGGCGTCGACCTCGGCGATCGGACCGCCGAAATAGCGCGCGGTGTCGAGCAGGTGGCTGCCGTGCGCCAGCATGAAATAGCGCTGCCGGTCGGCCTTCGGATCACCTGCCGGACGCTTCGAGCCGGCGCTCGTCACGATGAGCGGCTGCACGGCGTCGGTCATCGCATAGCGGTGGGTCGAGTCGCAGTACCAGGCCTTGATGGCGAGCAGTTCGCCCATCTCCCCATCGATGAAGTCCTTCGCGCTTTCGAGGCCCGCGTCGAAGCGCTTCATGTGGCCGACCTGCAGCACCTTGCCCGAGGCGGCGACCTCCCC
Encoded here:
- the metG gene encoding methionine--tRNA ligase, encoding MTASKFYITTPIFYPNGVPHIGHAYTIIASDTLARFQRLDGKDVFFLTGTDEHGLKMQQTAEKAGLTPLALADQNSAVFRRLDAALGAEPSDFIRTTEPRHHRSSEEIWRRMTENGDIYLDKYSGWYSVRQEQFFDEKETTVGTDGVRREPLGSPVEWVEEESYFFRLSAYQDRLLAHYEAHPEFIGPDERRNEVVSFVKGGLRDLSISRTTFDWGIPVPGDPKHVMYVWVDALTNYITGVGYPDTDSESFRRYWPADLHVIGKDIVRFHTVYWPAFLFSAGIAPPKRVFAHGFLFNRGEKMSKSVGNVVDPFALVEQYGVDPVRFFFLREVPFGQDGSYSHEAIVTRINADLANDLGNLAQRSLSMIAKNCDGRLPEPGAFSAADEAILASADALLPVCRQAFESQQIHQALNAVWTLVAEANRYFANEAPWQLRKTDPARMATVLYVTAELVRQIAVLSQPVMPGSAGKLLDLLAVPEEKRLFASLGPAGRLEGGTALPAPTGVFPRYVGEEVAGN
- a CDS encoding DNA polymerase III subunit delta', coding for MAAADIMPELDALEGWPPPAEQTAWYGASADELVLLDAYRGGRMHHAWLITGPRGSGKATLAHRFARFALAHPVPERAPAADSLAVDPAHPAARKIAAHAHPNLLTLARPYDDKNKRFKESVTVDEIRRTMAFFGSTAGEAGWRIAIVDAADDLNTSAANALLKILEEPPRGALFLVLSHAPGRLLPTIRSRCRRLDLSPLTPEAIEAALAEHTDAAPEERRFAALAGQGSIRRAVRFLDEDVAAIAATFGRAVSRFPDFDAAAAHRLGDIVAQRGADDAFESFQDLVFDWLARRARGEPEPAMMAPLPPAVAAVPLAQWAEVWDKVRRFSAEVEAYNLDRKQFVLSTIDMLARAARM
- the tmk gene encoding dTMP kinase, translated to MELAAGQPAAGGGRFITFEGGEGAGKSTQMKRLAASLAGRGIAVVETREPGGTPDAEAIRSFILSGRARPLGGGGEAVLFAAARADHVDRVIRPALERGAFVLCDRFIDSTRAYQGADGVDSALIGSLESLAIGDTRPDLTLILDLPAETGLARAAARRGAGDADRFESETIARHEARRRIFIEIARSEPGRCVVIDATRDVDDVAAEIWQVVSERLLKPTP
- a CDS encoding D-alanyl-D-alanine carboxypeptidase family protein: MRSCASLSLAALLALAQPAAAQTAFESKAPRAILVDVDSGGTLYRKAANQRFDPAAMAKMMTMAVVFDALKAGEIRLDQTFKVSENAWRKGGAPSRGATMFAALKSEIAVSDLLRGAIVQAGNDACIILAEGIAGSEAAFVTRMNDKARALGLTATTFRNVTGLADPEQLSTVGDLAIVADSLATTHPELYRIYAEPDFTWNKIFQRNRNPLLAAGIGVDGLSTGYSETAGFGYAASALRSGHRVTVVVSGLPTDKARAEEVTRLFDWANSAFERLRFFDAGETIAEAKVFGGAASAVPLATTMPLDVLLERGARDRIRARIVYDGPLVAPVKKGETVGVVRVYVGEELLVEKPVVTMADIATGSMQQRALDAVGELLIGWL
- a CDS encoding septal ring lytic transglycosylase RlpA family protein, producing MRIKNPRASHLDGSVSRPVLTTLLIVAAASIVASCASAPPPKAKKRSSEYFPESKYGVKASPRVVEYGQPVPQGGGRYMVGKPYTVKGKVYKPFEHKRYTAVGYASWYGSAFHGRYTANGEVYDMDTLSAAHPTMPLPSYARVTNLKNGASVVVRVNDRGPYERNRLIDLSSKTAELLQVKRHGAAKVKVEYIGPARMQGHDKQMLMATYVAPDNTEIGNPSVMVAMARVKKESAVAVAMRQQPATRSAPAPTIAVAARQPAPAPSMAVAMRAPASSPQIVLAMAPVPRARPATMVDGGTAIDPYNYEILAAQNVAPVAAPVADPVQAMAIAEPEVVAAPEVVQASTVGGTTYGERTLGSFTVQNPAAFEAEYQQPVYRSARSSYAADPDFTDAQRAIDGMARNSGHARLEEALHVAVARAAAERSADATEIAVGVFADAANAKAMATKLAWLGRPAMSDVAVGGRTLHQLRIVVADNSVSERDALAAVAAAGARDAFVVTR
- the ybaK gene encoding Cys-tRNA(Pro) deacylase; its protein translation is MAQTTPATLALRKLGIAFEVVSYDYDPNAERVGLQAAEALGEEPHRVLKTLIAEVDGKPVCVVLASDREASMRKVATAFSGKSAAMAAIPDAERITGYKVGGVSPFGQKKKLRTVVDDAALAEAYVYVNGGQRGLQIRLAPSDLLRAADASSAPITA
- a CDS encoding ROK family protein; this encodes MSAPLAIAIDLGGTQLRAALVAGARVEARAAEPTDVAGGPEAVLAQMQRLIGAVSAGSPPEAIGGIGISAPGPLDSEAGVVLEIPTLPGWTDFPLRDRLAAATGLSVLLENDGISAAYGEWRHGAGRGLSHLVYATVSTGLGGGVIVDGRIMHGRRGMAGHIGHFTMAPDGPRCPCGTIGCFEAFASGSALGRRARAAAAAHPLSALGRAATTGAVDARHVVEAARAGDEVALALIDDEAALLGRGFASLVHLYSPERVVMGGGVSAAFDLMEETIHRVMRANLMAAFRDVVVVRAALAENAGLVGAAALVADRPAS
- a CDS encoding ribulose-phosphate 3-epimerase, giving the protein MKPASGWFDALPKDRLLAEFSLWSADLARVADDVARVDAHVDIYHVDVADGHFSPALLYFPDLLAAVRKLTKKPLHVHLMVDDRILLAQIEQFAEAGADLISIHAENDNVGAGLDLIHSLDLPAGVVLQLGTPVEAAEDLLPRISLLTLLGTRIGVKGQGLDPEAPGRIAAARRLVATSGFSVRVAADGGIREHTVPQLRASGAETIVMGSLAFGAPDLAARIGWVHAQPYSG
- a CDS encoding alpha/beta fold hydrolase, yielding MSRRGTFARAGLSLSVVESGSGRRMIFQHGLCGDAAQPQELFPGDAGWSCLTLECRGHGASEAGPPEAFSIATFADDVAALAKARGGGPVVIGGVSMGAAIALRLAVQRPDLVSGLVLVRPAWFVDSAPANMAPNAEVGNLLANHELDKARALFEASPTAAMLAREAPDNLASLRGFFTRAPIETTAALLRAIAPDGPGVTRDALAGIAVPTVVIGHGEDFIHPIAHAEALAAAIPKATLVRITPKAVSRERYVHEARAALSDFLKEIPQ
- a CDS encoding sugar phosphate isomerase/epimerase family protein, producing MQLGIFAKTFPGITPGEVLCAARNAGYETVQYNMACSGLPSLPETIAPPVIDAVSSATRVSGVSIAALSATYNMIHPDLTVREAGRRAFAALAAAAPAMGTRLLTVCTGSRDAADQWRHHPENASPGAWQDLVAEFRHLLPVAERHGIVIGVEPELGNVVSSAAKARALLDLFASDRIGIVLDPANLFEAEPEQERERRIREAIALLGPEIVLAHAKDRHPDGSFATAGDGVVDFPRFIADLRSAGFDGPLVTHGLDAKDAARVSAFLRASGAAAA
- a CDS encoding Gfo/Idh/MocA family protein, producing the protein MVAKDERRLRVGVLGCGQIAQAAHFESANKAVNAELTAICDVAPDLLARMAAMHAPSKTYSSYDAMLADPEIDAVIIATADAFHVPAARAALSAGKHVLTEKPAGISVEEIELLKGEVAASGKVLQVGHMKRFDAGLESAKDFIDGEMGELLAIKAWYCDSTHRYAMTDAVQPLIVTSAGSKRPAGDPKADRQRYFMLAHGSHLLDTARYFGGPIAEVDARFLNRFNAYCWFVDIAFENGAFGHLDLTIPVRMDWHEGFQIYGEKGSVVGKTYNPWYYKTSDVDIFRESTGATSRVLGADGHFYRRQLEGFARTILDGAPMRGADIEDGLACVRGMVAIAESVKTGKPVRLADVTGAV